The proteins below are encoded in one region of Aquisalimonas asiatica:
- the csy3 gene encoding type I-F CRISPR-associated protein Csy3 yields MAKNDALKTASVLAFERKLDPSDALLYAGSWDERDQVDTWEPIGIREKSVRGTISNRLKTKEQDPAKLDAAIENPNLQTVDVAALPASADTLAVRFSLRVLGGAGIPSACNNADYQDKLKNAVTQYIETNGFETLARRYAHNLANGRFLWRNRIGAEQVEVQVRLLEQGTVSEAWTFDALTLSLKDFEATDAVRSSLDAVTERIVEGLSGERPVLLEVVAFTRIGPGQEVFPSQELILDRGRGDKSKTLYSVGDIAGIHSQKLGNAIRTVDTWYPQAEGGDDLGPIAVEPYGSVTTQGKAYRQPKQKADFYSLLDNWMIKDQEPSTEQQHFVMATLIRGGVFGEAG; encoded by the coding sequence ATGGCCAAGAACGATGCCCTAAAGACCGCCTCCGTGCTCGCCTTCGAGCGTAAACTCGACCCGTCCGATGCACTTCTCTATGCGGGATCCTGGGACGAACGAGACCAAGTGGACACATGGGAGCCAATTGGTATTCGCGAAAAATCGGTACGCGGGACCATCTCGAACCGCCTTAAGACGAAGGAACAGGACCCCGCCAAACTCGATGCGGCGATTGAAAATCCCAACCTCCAGACTGTCGATGTAGCCGCTTTGCCAGCCAGTGCCGACACACTGGCCGTACGTTTTTCGCTACGGGTTCTCGGTGGCGCTGGCATTCCCTCTGCGTGCAACAATGCCGATTACCAGGACAAACTCAAAAACGCAGTCACACAGTACATTGAGACCAACGGATTCGAGACACTCGCACGGCGTTATGCGCACAACCTGGCCAACGGTCGCTTCCTGTGGCGTAACCGAATCGGAGCTGAACAGGTTGAGGTTCAGGTCAGGTTGCTTGAGCAGGGAACCGTATCCGAAGCATGGACGTTCGACGCGTTGACGCTGTCTCTAAAGGATTTCGAGGCCACCGACGCAGTTCGTTCCTCCCTGGATGCTGTAACAGAGCGAATCGTGGAGGGGTTGAGTGGTGAGCGTCCCGTGCTTCTTGAAGTGGTTGCCTTCACCCGGATTGGACCCGGCCAGGAAGTGTTCCCATCCCAGGAGCTGATTCTGGATCGTGGCCGTGGGGACAAGAGCAAAACGCTTTACAGTGTTGGCGACATTGCGGGCATTCATTCCCAGAAGCTGGGTAACGCAATCAGAACAGTGGATACCTGGTACCCGCAGGCCGAGGGTGGCGACGACCTCGGGCCGATCGCGGTGGAGCCTTACGGCTCTGTGACCACCCAAGGTAAAGCCTATCGGCAGCCAAAGCAGAAGGCGGACTTCTACTCCCTGCTTGATAACTGGATGATCAAGGATCAGGAGCCCTCGACGGAACAACAACATTTCGTCATGGCCACACTGATTCGTGGCGGCGTCTTCGGCGAAGCGGGGTGA
- the csy1 gene encoding type I-F CRISPR-associated protein Csy1: MGDSDEVVNLRTLIAGFVLSLSQTGGGNEEEPTKDAQPPLGKDDLDKWISDAASRVESSMRGGNPIKLATHTIKAIHPDAKGANLFVTLPRCTPPYVSSAVLREDLSVDVVGNAAYKLKQYKFLLLRTDKGERVIDLVLRRDPKLAIALGGNTETGEKLLEVFENVALPRHESSPKVKQLYWLVGQDPIDDDEYHLLAPLYATSLAHRVFQAINHDRFSEEAKEARKAGREGRYAETGYRDYPGLAVQKFGGTKPQNISQLNSERGGNNYLLASLPPRWVSSDVRAPLNVTSSFQRFGQRPSVRQLVRELRRFLESDPSATYETRDKRDDLNAALMDELMLFSMELLSLPPGWSAEENCRLPDEEQLWLDPGRAEIDDAFRQRRQDTDWPLEIRRRFALWLNQALGRKLPLGDVEHEHWSQALRTDASFSREMDRDQRWMTSLARELDAWQGGLAYE; this comes from the coding sequence ATGGGCGATTCAGACGAGGTAGTTAACCTCCGCACACTGATTGCAGGATTCGTGTTGAGCCTGTCGCAAACCGGAGGCGGCAACGAGGAAGAACCAACCAAAGACGCCCAACCACCTTTAGGTAAAGACGATTTAGACAAGTGGATTAGTGATGCAGCATCGCGAGTAGAATCCTCAATGCGAGGAGGCAATCCGATAAAACTCGCCACTCATACGATCAAGGCAATCCATCCCGATGCGAAAGGAGCCAACCTTTTCGTAACGCTGCCCCGCTGTACTCCTCCATACGTGAGCAGTGCCGTGCTGCGCGAGGACCTATCTGTCGATGTGGTTGGTAACGCTGCGTACAAGCTCAAGCAATACAAGTTTCTTCTACTAAGAACAGACAAGGGCGAAAGGGTCATCGATTTGGTCTTAAGGAGGGATCCGAAACTTGCCATTGCGCTTGGCGGAAACACGGAAACCGGAGAAAAGCTTCTTGAAGTTTTCGAGAACGTGGCACTCCCTCGGCACGAGTCAAGCCCCAAGGTAAAGCAACTCTACTGGCTCGTGGGCCAGGACCCCATCGACGACGATGAATACCATCTGCTCGCACCTCTCTACGCAACCTCATTAGCTCACCGGGTTTTTCAGGCCATCAACCACGATCGCTTCAGTGAAGAGGCCAAGGAAGCACGCAAGGCCGGTCGCGAGGGGCGTTACGCGGAAACCGGCTACCGCGACTATCCTGGCCTCGCCGTCCAGAAGTTCGGGGGCACCAAACCGCAGAACATCTCGCAGCTCAATAGCGAGCGTGGTGGTAACAACTACCTTCTAGCCTCGCTGCCTCCCCGATGGGTCAGCTCGGATGTCAGGGCTCCCCTGAATGTGACCTCCTCCTTTCAGCGATTTGGCCAACGCCCATCGGTACGCCAACTCGTGCGGGAACTACGACGTTTCCTCGAGTCCGATCCATCTGCCACCTACGAAACCCGTGATAAACGCGATGATCTCAACGCCGCGCTGATGGACGAACTGATGTTGTTCAGCATGGAACTGCTTAGCCTTCCCCCTGGATGGAGTGCGGAAGAGAACTGTCGCCTTCCGGACGAGGAACAACTTTGGCTGGATCCTGGCCGAGCAGAAATCGACGACGCTTTTCGACAGAGACGCCAGGATACCGATTGGCCTCTGGAAATCAGGCGCCGCTTTGCGCTCTGGTTGAACCAGGCCCTGGGACGCAAATTACCGTTGGGCGATGTCGAGCACGAACACTGGTCGCAAGCATTAAGGACAGATGCCTCGTTCAGTCGTGAAATGGATCGGGACCAACGCTGGATGACGTCACTGGCACGTGAATTGGATGCCTGGCAGGGAGGGCTGGCTTATGAATGA
- the cas6f gene encoding type I-F CRISPR-associated endoribonuclease Cas6/Csy4, with translation MDRYVDIQLRPDPDFSPPMLMGALFSKLHRALVALGADDIGVSFPSYTKSPRGLGDKLRLHGTIQALSQLMEKGWLSGMYDHVAVTGIESVPDQDVRYRLVRRRQPKTNAERLRRRRAKRHGESLEQARAHIPDSVERATDLPFVTVRSLSTGERFSLFIEHGELWNSPQPGAFNRYGLSQDATIPWF, from the coding sequence ATGGATCGCTATGTCGACATCCAATTGCGTCCGGATCCGGATTTCTCGCCACCGATGTTAATGGGGGCGCTATTCAGCAAACTCCACCGCGCCCTCGTTGCGCTTGGGGCCGATGACATCGGTGTTAGCTTTCCCTCGTACACCAAGAGCCCGAGAGGGCTCGGCGACAAACTGCGGTTACACGGAACCATTCAAGCGTTGAGCCAATTGATGGAGAAAGGCTGGTTGAGCGGCATGTACGATCACGTCGCGGTAACGGGGATCGAATCGGTCCCTGATCAGGACGTTCGCTACAGACTCGTACGCCGACGGCAGCCCAAGACCAATGCCGAGCGACTGCGCCGTCGGCGCGCCAAGCGTCACGGAGAATCGCTTGAGCAGGCACGGGCCCATATTCCGGATTCCGTCGAACGAGCAACCGACCTGCCATTCGTTACGGTACGAAGTCTGAGTACGGGCGAGCGATTCAGCCTATTCATCGAGCACGGCGAACTTTGGAACAGCCCGCAGCCAGGCGCTTTCAACCGCTATGGTCTGAGCCAGGACGCAACGATCCCCTGGTTTTGA
- the csy2 gene encoding type I-F CRISPR-associated protein Csy2: protein MNEVHNLLVLPRIRVQNANAISSPMTWGFPAMSAFVGLMHALERKLAAREVPLLFDNVGVICHDFEVQASDTGYVQAFHLTRNPVDKHGDTAAIVEEGRVHLDITLVFAVRGDACAGTQSQLHEMAKDVSDTLATMRVAGGSVTPSSPGRGARTQPRLLPLDEDDETRHKQFRKLCLSCLPGFALVARDDLLAEHLETMQRSSPDATALDAWLDLSRRNHDCRQETSTDSVGNTKEEVHWEIRRPDGWIVPIPIGYAALTDLFGPGKVSNTRDNTTPFRFVESIYSVGQWVSPHRLRHPADLLWYPDNAPDEGLYRLKNDYSKRHTNK, encoded by the coding sequence ATGAATGAAGTCCACAACCTGCTGGTGCTGCCACGAATCCGCGTGCAGAACGCCAATGCCATCTCCAGCCCCATGACTTGGGGTTTCCCCGCCATGAGTGCCTTCGTCGGCTTGATGCATGCGTTGGAGCGGAAGCTGGCAGCTCGGGAGGTACCGTTACTCTTCGATAACGTTGGCGTGATCTGTCATGACTTTGAAGTCCAGGCATCGGACACGGGTTACGTACAAGCCTTCCATCTCACGCGAAACCCTGTCGATAAACATGGGGATACCGCGGCGATCGTCGAGGAAGGGCGCGTCCACCTGGACATCACCCTGGTTTTCGCGGTTCGCGGCGATGCCTGCGCCGGAACGCAGAGCCAACTGCATGAGATGGCAAAGGACGTCTCCGACACCCTTGCCACCATGCGGGTCGCCGGAGGCAGCGTGACCCCTTCTTCACCAGGAAGAGGAGCGAGAACCCAGCCAAGGTTGCTTCCTCTGGACGAGGATGATGAGACCCGGCACAAGCAGTTCCGAAAGCTCTGCCTCAGCTGCCTTCCCGGGTTTGCGCTCGTCGCGCGAGACGACCTGTTGGCTGAGCATTTGGAGACCATGCAGCGTTCCTCTCCGGATGCCACCGCACTGGATGCCTGGCTTGATCTCTCACGCCGCAATCACGACTGCCGGCAGGAAACGTCCACTGATTCCGTCGGCAACACCAAAGAAGAGGTGCACTGGGAGATCCGGCGACCGGATGGCTGGATCGTCCCGATCCCCATTGGCTATGCGGCACTGACTGACCTCTTCGGGCCAGGCAAGGTATCCAATACCCGCGATAACACGACGCCGTTTCGCTTCGTGGAAAGCATCTACTCCGTGGGGCAATGGGTGAGCCCGCATCGACTGAGGCATCCCGCGGACCTGCTCTGGTATCCGGACAACGCCCCGGACGAAGGGCTATATCGCCTCAAGAACGACTACAGCAAGCGCCACACGAACAAATGA